A single genomic interval of Algiphilus sp. harbors:
- a CDS encoding acyl-CoA dehydrogenase, producing MAASAEEVQNLTNAEGSGSRIHQWPASPKSALGISGAEPPMTDIEVEFQQTLRRFALEVMRPIGRKLDRMTPEAIIADDSPYWEFRKKYLELGIDLAQLFEMPPEVRSRMFCLIFEELGYGDGGLAISVGAGVLPQYLSALFGNQFLMERFPQEMLGCWAITEPDHGSDTLDPTGAARHADGKVSRSNCIVSFKGDKMVINGQKSAWVSNGTVAEVCILYAAADTGNGADYEHGCVVVLPLDLPGISRGKPLDKIGQRGDPQGEIFFNDVEVPMEYLLAGPEDFQRAVYCIHAEANVLMGATWTGAARAAADMAFEYAHERKQGGVPIIRHQRVAQRIFEMYRKVEAGCALTRRAAHYNQSADVPALQAAMMAKVSATQWAHEVTSEAIQIFGGNGLTAEYPVEKMFRDARSSMIEDGCNELLSIKGGYLISDAQKGA from the coding sequence ATGGCAGCAAGCGCCGAAGAAGTTCAGAACCTCACCAATGCAGAGGGCAGCGGGTCGCGGATCCATCAGTGGCCGGCATCCCCCAAATCCGCACTGGGCATCTCCGGCGCCGAGCCGCCGATGACCGATATCGAGGTGGAGTTCCAGCAGACGCTGCGACGCTTCGCACTGGAGGTCATGCGCCCGATCGGTCGCAAGCTCGACCGCATGACGCCCGAGGCGATCATCGCCGACGACTCCCCCTACTGGGAGTTCCGCAAGAAGTACCTCGAGCTGGGCATCGACCTTGCGCAGCTCTTCGAGATGCCGCCGGAAGTGCGCTCGCGCATGTTCTGCCTGATTTTCGAGGAACTCGGCTACGGCGACGGCGGCCTGGCGATCTCGGTGGGCGCCGGCGTGCTGCCGCAGTACCTGTCGGCGCTGTTCGGCAACCAGTTCCTGATGGAGCGCTTCCCGCAGGAAATGCTGGGCTGCTGGGCGATCACCGAGCCGGACCACGGCAGCGACACCCTCGACCCGACCGGCGCGGCACGCCACGCCGACGGCAAGGTCAGCCGCTCCAACTGCATCGTCAGCTTCAAGGGCGACAAGATGGTCATCAACGGCCAGAAGTCGGCCTGGGTTTCCAACGGTACGGTGGCCGAGGTCTGCATCCTCTACGCCGCGGCTGATACCGGCAACGGTGCCGACTACGAGCATGGCTGCGTCGTCGTGCTGCCGCTTGATCTACCCGGAATTTCGCGCGGCAAGCCGCTGGACAAGATCGGCCAGCGCGGTGACCCGCAGGGCGAGATCTTCTTCAATGACGTCGAAGTGCCCATGGAGTATCTGCTCGCCGGACCGGAGGACTTCCAGCGTGCTGTCTACTGCATTCACGCCGAGGCCAATGTGCTGATGGGCGCGACCTGGACCGGCGCCGCCCGCGCCGCCGCGGACATGGCCTTCGAGTACGCCCACGAGCGCAAGCAGGGTGGCGTGCCGATCATCCGTCACCAGCGCGTCGCGCAGCGCATCTTCGAGATGTACCGCAAGGTCGAGGCCGGCTGCGCGCTGACCCGCCGCGCGGCGCACTACAACCAGTCGGCCGATGTGCCGGCGCTTCAGGCCGCGATGATGGCCAAGGTGAGCGCCACGCAGTGGGCGCATGAGGTCACCAGCGAGGCGATCCAGATCTTCGGGGGCAATGGCCTCACGG